One genomic segment of Caldimonas brevitalea includes these proteins:
- a CDS encoding lipopolysaccharide biosynthesis protein, whose product MLAVNTANVAQRSLSAVVWNYAGAIARALAQLGVQVVLARVLGPQVYGQFAVLLVVIGFGWLLAESGMGAALIQMQEVTDDAIRQAIGAVLLQGGIVGLALMGAAPYLASLFDEPALTGPLMVCGPLVVLQGLCNIPASLMRRNFDMKRWQLIQVGAYVTSFGGLGIALALTGWGVWSLVAAFACQSFIAVLAAYSIVRHPLRPLFRMSAGLRSYSAKVLGSALASWAVDTLDRAIVGRIWGVTALGAYSAALGLARAPATLLSHSVHSVSLAMASRLQSDNERLCRGYCAVSAGMALVLLPAFALLAVASEPLILLLYGDRWIEAIPLFRAFAVAMPCYVLATNTASFMWATGSVGKELASQLLVATVLLLGFAVSGALPLSLAVWLVPIAHALRSLMLYLLLSRRIGLAHRRFARALAGGLVLAAAAVGAWLLSGWLPLEAYPRPAVIVRFAFVGLLLVALVVATRGLLIGEELCGVLRGRLPSNRVGRLVSRVLGL is encoded by the coding sequence ATGCTCGCGGTGAACACGGCCAACGTCGCCCAACGCAGCCTGTCTGCGGTGGTGTGGAACTACGCCGGTGCGATCGCCCGGGCCTTGGCGCAGCTGGGGGTGCAGGTCGTGCTCGCGCGCGTGCTCGGCCCCCAGGTCTACGGCCAGTTCGCGGTGCTGCTGGTCGTGATCGGTTTCGGCTGGTTGCTGGCCGAGAGCGGCATGGGCGCCGCGCTGATCCAGATGCAGGAGGTGACCGACGACGCGATCCGGCAGGCCATCGGCGCCGTGCTGCTGCAAGGCGGCATCGTCGGCCTGGCGCTGATGGGCGCCGCCCCCTATCTGGCTTCGCTGTTCGACGAGCCGGCCTTGACCGGCCCGCTGATGGTGTGCGGGCCGTTGGTCGTGCTGCAGGGCCTGTGCAACATCCCCGCCAGCCTGATGCGGCGCAACTTCGACATGAAGCGCTGGCAGCTGATCCAGGTGGGCGCCTATGTCACCAGCTTCGGTGGGCTGGGCATCGCGCTGGCCCTGACGGGGTGGGGCGTCTGGTCGCTGGTGGCCGCGTTCGCCTGCCAGTCGTTCATCGCGGTGCTGGCCGCCTACAGCATCGTGCGTCATCCGCTGCGGCCGCTGTTCCGGATGAGCGCCGGCCTGCGCAGCTACAGCGCCAAGGTGCTCGGCAGCGCGCTGGCTTCGTGGGCGGTCGACACCCTCGACCGCGCCATCGTCGGCCGTATCTGGGGCGTCACCGCGCTGGGCGCCTATTCGGCCGCCCTGGGGCTGGCGCGTGCACCGGCCACGCTGCTGAGCCATTCCGTGCATTCGGTGTCGCTGGCCATGGCCTCGCGCCTGCAAAGCGACAACGAGCGGCTGTGCCGTGGCTATTGCGCCGTCAGCGCCGGTATGGCCTTGGTGCTGCTGCCCGCCTTCGCGTTGTTGGCGGTGGCATCGGAGCCGTTGATCCTGCTGCTGTATGGCGATCGCTGGATCGAGGCGATCCCCTTGTTCCGGGCTTTTGCCGTCGCGATGCCCTGCTATGTGCTCGCAACCAACACGGCGTCCTTCATGTGGGCCACGGGTTCGGTGGGCAAGGAACTCGCCTCGCAATTGCTGGTGGCCACCGTGCTGCTGCTCGGTTTCGCCGTCAGCGGCGCGCTGCCGCTGTCGCTCGCCGTCTGGCTCGTGCCGATCGCCCACGCATTGCGGTCGCTGATGCTCTATCTGCTGCTGTCGCGTCGCATCGGGCTGGCGCACCGCCGTTTTGCGCGTGCATTGGCCGGCGGCCTGGTGCTGGCCGCCGCTGCGGTGGGTGCCTGGCTGCTCAGCGGCTGGCTGCCGCTCGAGGCCTACCCCCGGCCCGCCGTCATCGTGCGTTTTGCCTTCGTCGGCTTGCTGTTGGTGGCCTTGGTGGTGGCAACGCGTGGCCTGCTGATCGGAGAAGAGTTGTGCGGCGTGCTGCGGGGGCGGCTTCCCTCCAACCGTGTCGGCCGGCTCGTGAGTCGGGTGCTGGGTCTGTAA
- a CDS encoding EpsD family peptidyl-prolyl cis-trans isomerase: MFPQSPLTRGYLGRKSHRYTRLRSAGGYHASRRVDRPRNSGNPGQARLDKQSAPSQVQGAVSKMSTMRRPVAVTAMRSIAVTSAVVVSVLLAACGEEKDKPASQVAAKVNKTEISVHQINHMLQRQPGLKPEQAEGASRTVLERLIDQQLAVQKAEEMKLDRDPRVVQAMDAAKREILSRVYLEKVAEAASKPSPEEVRSYYQAKPALFSQRRVYNLQEIAIQTDKAQLPVLQEQLKSAKSTGEFLEYLKANNIKFGVNQAARAAEQLPLNMLDAFHQMKDGQAMMVPTENGVQAIVLVASREMPVDEIKARPAIEQFILNERKRKVVEDEIKALRKNAEIQYVGKFAQAAPAKGDAASAAAAPAPAPAGSAAAGNDAAISKGLSGLK, translated from the coding sequence TTGTTTCCGCAAAGCCCCTTAACCAGGGGTTACCTAGGTCGGAAGTCGCACCGGTACACTCGTCTTCGCTCTGCGGGCGGGTATCACGCCAGCCGCAGGGTTGATCGTCCGCGCAATAGTGGAAATCCTGGTCAAGCAAGACTTGACAAGCAATCAGCACCCTCTCAGGTGCAGGGAGCAGTTTCGAAGATGAGCACCATGCGTCGTCCTGTCGCTGTTACGGCCATGCGCAGCATCGCCGTCACATCTGCCGTGGTCGTGTCCGTGCTTCTCGCCGCTTGCGGCGAAGAGAAGGACAAGCCGGCCAGCCAAGTGGCCGCGAAGGTCAACAAGACTGAGATCTCGGTTCACCAGATCAACCACATGCTCCAACGCCAGCCGGGCCTCAAACCCGAGCAGGCCGAGGGCGCCAGCCGCACCGTGCTGGAGCGTTTGATCGACCAGCAACTGGCGGTACAGAAGGCCGAGGAAATGAAGCTCGACCGCGACCCGCGCGTGGTTCAGGCCATGGACGCCGCCAAACGCGAGATTCTGTCGCGCGTGTATCTCGAAAAGGTCGCCGAGGCCGCCTCCAAACCGTCTCCGGAGGAGGTGCGGTCTTACTACCAGGCGAAACCGGCCCTGTTCAGCCAGCGTCGGGTCTATAACTTGCAAGAGATCGCCATCCAAACCGACAAGGCGCAGCTCCCGGTTTTGCAGGAGCAGTTGAAGAGCGCCAAGTCCACCGGCGAATTCCTCGAGTACTTGAAAGCCAACAACATCAAGTTCGGTGTCAACCAGGCGGCACGTGCGGCCGAGCAGTTGCCGCTGAACATGCTCGACGCCTTCCATCAGATGAAGGACGGCCAGGCCATGATGGTGCCGACCGAAAACGGCGTGCAGGCCATCGTGCTGGTGGCGTCGCGCGAAATGCCGGTCGACGAGATCAAGGCGCGCCCTGCGATCGAACAGTTCATCCTCAACGAGCGCAAGCGCAAGGTGGTCGAGGACGAAATCAAGGCGCTGCGCAAGAACGCTGAAATTCAGTACGTGGGCAAGTTCGCCCAGGCTGCACCCGCCAAGGGCGACGCAGCCTCTGCGGCAGCAGCGCCCGCTCCGGCACCAGCCGGCTCCGCCGCGGCAGGCAACGATGCCGCGATCAGCAAAGGTTTGTCTGGACTGAAATGA
- the epsE gene encoding polysaccharide export protein EpsE has product MMFFSLRRWIAALFLLLTFTGVGAQGTTAREYVIGPGDVVRINVFQSPDLTLETRVNESGSVTYPLLGQVQLGGLTIVQAEKRIAEGLRSGNFVKQPQVSILIVQVRGNQVSVLGQVNRPGRYPLEMANTKLTDLLAMAGGIAGTGADTIVVNGTRGNKPFRAEVSLPNIFVSGKTSDDIVLQNGDVVYVDRMPTVYIYGEVQRPGALRLERNLTVMQALATGGGLTQRGTERGLRVHRRGPDGKVQVIQPTMEDLLRDGDVVYVRESLF; this is encoded by the coding sequence ATGATGTTTTTTTCTCTTCGTCGATGGATTGCTGCGCTTTTTCTCCTGCTGACCTTCACCGGTGTCGGCGCCCAGGGGACCACCGCGCGTGAATACGTGATCGGCCCCGGGGACGTGGTGCGCATCAATGTGTTCCAAAGCCCCGACCTGACGCTCGAGACCCGCGTCAACGAATCCGGCAGCGTGACCTACCCGCTGCTGGGCCAGGTGCAACTGGGCGGTTTGACGATCGTGCAGGCCGAAAAGCGCATTGCCGAGGGCTTGCGTAGCGGCAACTTCGTCAAGCAGCCGCAGGTTTCGATCCTGATCGTGCAGGTGCGTGGCAACCAGGTGTCGGTGCTGGGCCAGGTCAACCGGCCGGGCCGCTATCCGCTCGAGATGGCCAACACCAAGCTGACCGACTTGCTGGCCATGGCCGGCGGCATTGCCGGCACCGGCGCCGACACCATCGTCGTCAACGGCACCCGCGGCAACAAGCCGTTCCGCGCCGAAGTCAGCCTGCCGAACATCTTCGTGTCCGGCAAGACGAGCGACGACATCGTGCTGCAGAACGGCGACGTGGTGTACGTGGACCGCATGCCCACCGTCTACATCTACGGCGAGGTGCAACGTCCCGGTGCGCTGCGCCTCGAGCGCAACCTGACGGTGATGCAAGCCCTGGCGACCGGTGGCGGCCTGACGCAGCGCGGCACCGAAAGGGGCCTGCGCGTGCACCGCCGCGGTCCTGACGGCAAAGTGCAGGTGATCCAGCCGACAATGGAAGACCTTTTGCGCGACGGCGACGTCGTCTACGTGCGCGAAAGCCTGTTCTAA
- the xrtB gene encoding exosortase B — protein sequence MMQTTMPLPATRRPWLAWAVPLVAGLLVLYVPTFLELSKTIWKSEEQGHGPLILAVSLWIFWQKRDEFVAAAEDGGRSKLAWAVLVFGLLLYVVGRSQQILLFEVGSQIPLLTGGIAVLFGWRAVRVVTFPILFLVFMVPLPAAVIDSLTGPLKRTVSVVAENLLYEAGYPIARSGVVLTIGQYQLLVADACSGLNSMFSLSALGLLYVYLMKHTSRWRNIAILASILPIAFLANSVRVMILVLVTYHFGDEAGQGFIHGAAGMVLFVIALTLLFSFDGLLGLFQRKKGVPA from the coding sequence ATGATGCAAACGACGATGCCTCTCCCCGCCACGCGGCGGCCATGGTTGGCCTGGGCTGTGCCTCTTGTGGCGGGGCTGCTGGTCCTCTATGTGCCGACGTTCCTCGAGCTGTCCAAGACCATTTGGAAAAGCGAGGAGCAGGGGCACGGACCGCTGATTCTTGCCGTCTCGCTCTGGATCTTCTGGCAGAAGCGGGACGAGTTCGTCGCGGCCGCCGAAGACGGTGGACGCTCCAAGCTGGCGTGGGCGGTGCTGGTGTTCGGCTTGCTGCTCTACGTGGTCGGCCGCTCGCAGCAGATCCTGCTGTTCGAGGTCGGGTCTCAGATCCCGTTGCTCACCGGGGGCATCGCCGTGCTGTTCGGCTGGCGGGCGGTGCGCGTGGTGACCTTCCCGATCCTGTTCCTGGTCTTCATGGTGCCGCTGCCGGCGGCGGTGATCGACAGCCTCACCGGCCCGCTCAAGCGGACGGTGTCGGTGGTGGCCGAGAACCTGCTCTATGAGGCGGGCTACCCGATCGCCCGCAGCGGTGTGGTGCTGACGATCGGCCAATACCAGTTGCTGGTGGCCGACGCCTGCTCCGGCCTCAACAGCATGTTCAGCCTGTCGGCGCTCGGCCTGCTGTACGTCTACCTGATGAAGCACACCAGCCGGTGGCGCAACATCGCCATCCTCGCCAGCATCCTGCCGATCGCCTTCCTGGCCAATTCGGTGCGGGTGATGATCCTCGTGCTGGTCACCTACCACTTCGGCGACGAAGCGGGGCAGGGCTTCATCCACGGCGCGGCCGGCATGGTGTTGTTCGTCATCGCCTTGACCTTGTTGTTCAGCTTCGACGGCTTGCTCGGGCTGTTCCAGCGCAAGAAAGGAGTTCCGGCATGA
- a CDS encoding GDP-L-fucose synthase family protein, with product MQPDAKIYVAGHRGLVGSALVRNLQGAGFRNLVLRTHAELDLCDPHATRAFFERERPDYVFLAAAKVGGIVANNSYPADFIRDNLAIQSNVIHAAYQNGVQRLMFLGSSCIYPKHAPQPMREDVLLTGPLEPTNRPYALAKIAGVEMCWSYNRQYGTKYLAVMPTNLYGPGDNYDLNTSHVIPALIRKFHEAKQQGAAEVTVWGTGTPRREFLFSDDMADACVFLMNLPSEKYDGLLGSDESKTGKFEPPLVNIGVGNDVTIRELAELVSEVVGFDGRLVFDTSKPDGTPRKLMDVSRLNAMGWSARTGLREGLAAAYQAFKAL from the coding sequence ATGCAGCCTGACGCCAAGATCTACGTCGCAGGGCACCGGGGCCTGGTCGGCTCCGCGCTGGTGCGCAATCTCCAGGGGGCGGGTTTCCGCAACCTGGTGCTGCGCACCCACGCCGAGCTCGACCTGTGCGACCCGCATGCGACGCGCGCCTTCTTTGAACGCGAGCGACCCGACTATGTGTTCCTCGCCGCTGCCAAGGTCGGCGGCATCGTCGCCAACAACAGCTATCCGGCCGACTTCATTCGCGACAACCTGGCCATCCAGAGCAACGTCATCCACGCGGCCTATCAGAACGGTGTGCAGCGCTTGATGTTCCTCGGCTCGAGCTGCATCTATCCCAAGCATGCACCCCAGCCGATGCGCGAGGACGTGCTGCTGACCGGCCCGCTCGAGCCCACCAACCGTCCCTATGCGCTGGCCAAGATCGCCGGCGTCGAGATGTGCTGGAGCTACAACCGCCAGTACGGCACCAAGTACCTCGCGGTGATGCCGACCAACCTGTACGGTCCGGGCGACAACTACGACCTCAACACCAGCCACGTCATCCCGGCCTTGATCCGCAAGTTCCACGAGGCCAAGCAGCAGGGCGCCGCCGAAGTGACGGTATGGGGCACCGGAACCCCGCGCCGCGAGTTCCTCTTCAGCGACGACATGGCCGACGCCTGCGTCTTCCTGATGAATTTGCCGAGCGAGAAGTACGACGGCCTGCTGGGCAGCGACGAATCGAAGACCGGCAAGTTCGAGCCCCCGCTGGTCAACATCGGGGTCGGCAACGACGTCACCATCCGCGAGCTGGCCGAGCTGGTCTCGGAGGTGGTGGGGTTTGACGGCCGTTTGGTCTTCGACACGTCGAAGCCCGACGGCACGCCGCGAAAGCTGATGGACGTCTCGCGCCTGAACGCGATGGGATGGTCCGCGCGCACAGGCCTGCGTGAAGGTCTGGCCGCGGCCTATCAAGCGTTCAAGGCGCTCTGA
- a CDS encoding polysaccharide biosynthesis tyrosine autokinase yields MATFRDASAAAPHLHPVPNPVEDVKPTAVHDRPIGDIIRRKKNLSAEQVDQVLQFQREKGVRFGEAVVALGLASDDDVMFALSQQFHYPYAPDDRRQLGSELVTATQPFSHQAEAFRAIRSQLMMRVFTNDEPRRALAIISPDSGDGKTFFSANLAVVLSQLGGRTLLVDADLRGPRQHEVFELDSSSGLSGILSGRAETNVIKHVPNLPSLFVLPVGITPPNPSELVERPAFGLLMRELLTKFDHVIVDTPAAVYGSDATVIAAKCGSALVVARQGKSKVSRLQDLVATISGSPAKLAGVIMNEH; encoded by the coding sequence ATGGCCACCTTTCGCGATGCCAGTGCAGCGGCTCCGCATCTTCACCCGGTGCCCAACCCGGTAGAAGACGTGAAGCCGACGGCCGTGCACGACCGTCCCATCGGCGACATCATCCGTCGCAAGAAAAATCTGTCGGCCGAACAGGTCGACCAAGTGCTGCAGTTCCAGCGCGAGAAGGGCGTGCGCTTCGGCGAGGCCGTGGTCGCGCTGGGCCTGGCGAGCGACGACGACGTGATGTTCGCGTTGTCGCAGCAGTTCCACTATCCCTACGCGCCGGACGATCGCCGGCAGCTGGGGTCGGAACTGGTGACGGCGACGCAGCCTTTCTCGCACCAGGCCGAGGCCTTCCGGGCCATCCGCAGCCAGTTGATGATGCGGGTCTTCACCAACGATGAGCCGCGCCGGGCGCTGGCCATCATCAGCCCCGACTCGGGCGACGGCAAGACCTTCTTCTCGGCCAACCTGGCGGTGGTGCTGTCGCAACTGGGCGGCCGCACCCTGCTGGTGGACGCCGATCTGCGCGGCCCGCGTCAGCACGAAGTGTTCGAGCTCGACAGTTCCTCGGGCCTGTCCGGCATCTTGTCGGGCCGGGCCGAGACCAACGTGATCAAGCACGTGCCCAACCTGCCCAGCCTGTTCGTGCTGCCGGTCGGCATCACGCCGCCCAACCCTTCGGAGTTGGTCGAGCGGCCGGCCTTCGGCTTGCTGATGCGCGAGTTGCTGACCAAGTTCGACCACGTCATCGTCGACACGCCGGCCGCCGTTTACGGCTCCGACGCGACGGTGATCGCCGCGAAATGCGGGTCGGCCCTGGTGGTGGCGCGGCAAGGCAAGTCCAAGGTGAGCCGGCTGCAGGACCTGGTGGCGACGATCAGCGGTAGCCCCGCCAAGTTGGCGGGTGTCATCATGAACGAGCATTGA
- a CDS encoding glycosyltransferase, translating into MNSDAVLLVSHGFQSHYELGFANGLASNGVPVVLLGSDTTLASRLHPGVTLKNIRGSQDSRRPAWRKARDLVLYHLRLLREVWRHRHGTVMIIGMLRPEWFVGILEGLLLRLIARRLTLTVHNTLPHDRHTATMKVIYWLIYRIPHMLLVHTTSTAKALVEQFQVSADKILQVEHGLNDAVERLPLTKVQAKAAIGADPSRPAFIFFGYVSQFKGLELLLDALDIRPDYTLIVAGRCSPDEYGNNMRRRLEAMAARKQLVWFEGFVDEDIIAKAFAAADAAVLPYRHIDQSGVLLLALSLGVPAIATRVGGFLEVVNAHNGLFIKEATGPGVAEALDRFVQERDRYSSESVVQTVEHLAWRHSIRPLVQWLADGGRAPQEEMRGS; encoded by the coding sequence ATGAACTCCGACGCCGTCCTGCTCGTTTCCCACGGCTTCCAGTCGCACTATGAACTCGGCTTTGCCAATGGCCTGGCCAGCAACGGTGTGCCGGTGGTGCTGCTCGGGTCCGACACCACGCTCGCGTCCCGGCTGCATCCGGGCGTCACGCTGAAGAACATCCGCGGCTCGCAGGATTCGCGCCGGCCGGCATGGCGCAAGGCGCGTGATCTGGTGCTCTACCATCTGCGGCTGCTGCGCGAGGTCTGGCGCCACCGTCATGGGACGGTGATGATCATCGGCATGCTGCGGCCCGAGTGGTTTGTGGGCATCCTCGAAGGGCTGTTGCTGCGCCTGATCGCCCGTCGGTTGACCCTGACGGTGCACAACACCCTGCCGCACGACCGCCATACCGCGACGATGAAGGTGATCTACTGGCTCATCTACCGCATCCCGCACATGCTGCTCGTGCATACCACCAGCACCGCCAAAGCGCTGGTCGAACAGTTCCAGGTGTCGGCCGATAAGATCCTGCAGGTCGAGCACGGGCTCAACGACGCGGTGGAACGCCTGCCGCTCACGAAGGTGCAGGCGAAAGCGGCCATCGGTGCCGATCCGAGTCGCCCGGCCTTCATCTTCTTCGGGTATGTCTCCCAGTTCAAGGGACTGGAACTGCTGCTCGACGCGCTCGATATCCGTCCCGATTACACCCTGATCGTCGCCGGCCGCTGCTCGCCGGACGAGTACGGCAACAACATGCGCCGGCGATTGGAAGCGATGGCCGCGCGCAAGCAACTGGTGTGGTTCGAAGGTTTCGTCGACGAAGACATCATCGCGAAGGCCTTCGCCGCAGCCGATGCGGCCGTCCTGCCGTACCGCCACATCGACCAGAGCGGCGTGCTGCTGCTGGCGCTGTCGCTCGGTGTGCCGGCGATCGCGACCCGCGTCGGCGGTTTTCTCGAAGTCGTCAACGCCCACAACGGCCTGTTCATCAAGGAAGCGACCGGGCCGGGCGTCGCCGAGGCGCTCGACCGCTTCGTGCAGGAGCGCGACCGCTATTCCAGCGAGTCGGTGGTGCAGACGGTCGAACATCTCGCCTGGCGTCATTCGATCCGGCCGCTGGTGCAGTGGCTGGCCGACGGAGGACGCGCACCTCAGGAGGAAATGCGTGGGTCGTGA
- the gmd gene encoding GDP-mannose 4,6-dehydratase encodes MTQKKIALITGVTGQDGAYLSEFLLKKGYEVHGIKRRSSLFNTDRIDHLYQDPHVDNRNFILHYGDLTDSTSLLRIVQKVQPDEIYNLAAQSHVAVSFEEPEYTANADGIGALRLLEAIRILGLEKKTRFYQASTSELYGLVQEIPQKETTPFYPRSPYAVAKLYAYWITVNYREAYGMYACNGVLFNHESPLRGETFVTRKITRAIARVALGLQDCLYLGNMSALRDWGHARDYVEMQWMMLQQDHAEDFVIATGQQYSVRQFVEFAAKELGITVAFEGEGENEVGIVSKVEGDRAKCKVGDVIVRVDPRYFRPTEVETLLGDPTRAKERLGWTPRITFQELVKEMIESDYTAARRDSLVKMAGFQAYDYHE; translated from the coding sequence ATGACTCAAAAGAAAATCGCCCTGATCACGGGTGTGACCGGCCAAGACGGCGCGTATCTCTCGGAGTTCCTGCTGAAGAAGGGCTACGAGGTGCATGGCATCAAACGCCGCAGTTCGCTCTTCAACACCGACCGCATCGACCACCTGTACCAGGATCCCCACGTCGACAACCGCAACTTCATCCTGCACTACGGGGATCTGACCGACTCGACCAGCCTGCTGCGCATCGTGCAGAAGGTGCAGCCCGACGAGATCTACAACCTGGCAGCGCAGAGCCACGTGGCGGTGAGCTTCGAAGAGCCCGAGTACACGGCCAATGCCGACGGCATCGGCGCACTGCGTCTGCTCGAAGCCATCCGCATCCTCGGCCTCGAGAAGAAGACGCGCTTCTACCAGGCGTCGACGTCGGAGTTGTACGGCCTGGTGCAGGAGATCCCGCAGAAGGAGACCACCCCCTTCTACCCGCGCAGCCCGTATGCGGTCGCCAAGCTCTACGCCTACTGGATCACGGTCAACTACCGCGAAGCCTACGGCATGTACGCCTGCAACGGCGTGCTGTTCAACCACGAGAGCCCGCTGCGTGGCGAAACCTTCGTCACGCGCAAGATCACGCGAGCCATCGCCCGCGTGGCGCTGGGCCTGCAGGACTGCCTCTACCTCGGCAACATGAGCGCCCTGCGCGACTGGGGCCACGCGCGCGACTACGTCGAGATGCAGTGGATGATGCTGCAGCAAGACCACGCGGAAGACTTCGTGATCGCCACCGGCCAGCAATACAGCGTACGCCAGTTCGTCGAATTCGCGGCCAAGGAGCTCGGCATCACCGTCGCGTTCGAAGGTGAGGGCGAGAACGAGGTCGGCATCGTCAGCAAGGTCGAGGGTGACCGGGCCAAGTGCAAGGTCGGCGACGTCATCGTGCGGGTCGATCCGCGTTATTTCCGTCCGACCGAAGTCGAGACGCTGTTGGGCGACCCGACCCGGGCCAAGGAACGCCTGGGTTGGACGCCCCGGATCACCTTCCAGGAACTGGTCAAGGAGATGATCGAGAGCGATTACACGGCCGCGCGTCGCGATTCGCTGGTCAAGATGGCCGGCTTCCAGGCCTACGACTACCACGAGTGA
- the epsI gene encoding exosortase-associated protein EpsI, B-type, translated as MTSQMRVWLVAGLMMLAAAMAVVARPTVRVADGGPKVNLEVGFPKKFGDWSIDERVPVVLPSPDVQATIERIYSQVLSRTYVNSRGERVMLSIAYGGDQTDGMQVHRPEVCYPAQGFQVLSVQRDQMELLGRNLPVRKVLTRMGGRTEPVLYWIVVGDKVANNDTQWKLMQLTYGLRGRIPDGMLVRVSSLDTDTTRAYDIQTAFLRDAAAAMSPEYQSRLFGAAGQQQQP; from the coding sequence ATGACCTCCCAAATGCGTGTCTGGCTCGTGGCCGGACTGATGATGCTGGCCGCCGCGATGGCGGTCGTGGCACGGCCCACGGTACGGGTGGCCGACGGCGGGCCCAAGGTGAATCTCGAAGTCGGCTTCCCGAAGAAGTTCGGCGACTGGAGCATCGACGAGCGCGTGCCGGTGGTGCTGCCGTCGCCCGACGTGCAGGCCACCATCGAGCGCATCTACAGCCAGGTGCTGTCCCGCACCTATGTCAACAGCCGCGGTGAACGCGTGATGCTGTCGATCGCCTACGGCGGCGATCAGACCGACGGCATGCAAGTGCACCGGCCCGAAGTTTGCTATCCCGCTCAAGGCTTCCAGGTCTTGTCGGTGCAGCGCGACCAGATGGAGCTGCTGGGGCGCAACCTGCCGGTGCGCAAGGTGTTGACCCGCATGGGCGGGCGCACCGAGCCAGTGCTCTACTGGATCGTGGTGGGCGACAAGGTCGCCAACAACGACACACAGTGGAAGTTGATGCAGCTGACCTATGGCCTGCGCGGGCGTATCCCGGACGGCATGCTGGTGCGGGTGTCGTCGCTCGACACCGACACCACCCGGGCTTACGACATCCAGACGGCCTTTTTGCGCGACGCCGCTGCGGCCATGTCGCCCGAATACCAGTCTCGGCTGTTTGGCGCCGCAGGCCAACAACAGCAGCCCTGA
- the epsF gene encoding chain length determinant protein EpsF, which yields MSLGQFFSILLARWKVALAVFLVVVGGATGAVFMLDKEYTATATVLVDVRSPDPVAGMILPGTPNYLLTQLEIVRSERVAQRVVRNLRLAENPQTVEQWREATGGTGSSVESWLAKALLRKLEVKPSGDSNVLSVNYQSVDPKFSALLTNAFVQAYIDTNLDLRVEPAKQYSSFFDTRAKELRAQLEGAQARLSAYQKEHGLVATDERLDIESARLQELSSQLVAIQALAADTSSRQNQAKTSASETPDVLQNPLIASLKGDLDRQEVKLQELSARYGNSHPQVIEAQASINALRGRIEGETRRVTGGVSVSNNINRLREAEVRAALDAQRELLLKMRERRDEAMVLVKDVENAQRAYDAVLARLNQTSLESHTNTTNASVLSPAVEPAAPSSPKVMLIMMMALAVGSVLAVAASFLLELLDRRARSYEDVVQLLGLPVLGVMPKPLRRKLLFRGSGGNAMIPRRVLGQLPRPKGA from the coding sequence ATGTCTTTGGGTCAGTTCTTCTCCATCCTGCTGGCGCGCTGGAAGGTCGCGCTGGCGGTCTTCCTCGTTGTGGTCGGCGGCGCCACCGGGGCGGTGTTCATGCTCGACAAGGAGTACACGGCCACGGCGACCGTGCTGGTCGACGTCCGCTCGCCCGATCCGGTCGCGGGGATGATCTTGCCGGGTACGCCGAACTACCTGCTGACCCAACTCGAGATCGTGCGCAGCGAGCGGGTGGCGCAGCGTGTGGTGCGCAACCTGCGTCTGGCGGAAAACCCCCAGACGGTCGAGCAGTGGCGCGAAGCGACCGGTGGCACCGGCAGCAGCGTCGAATCCTGGTTGGCGAAGGCCTTGCTGCGCAAGCTCGAGGTCAAGCCGTCCGGCGATTCGAACGTGTTGTCGGTGAACTACCAGTCGGTCGATCCGAAGTTCTCCGCGTTGTTGACCAATGCCTTCGTGCAGGCCTACATCGACACCAACCTCGATCTGCGCGTCGAACCCGCCAAGCAGTACTCGTCCTTCTTCGACACCCGTGCGAAGGAGTTGCGTGCGCAGCTCGAAGGGGCCCAGGCGCGCTTGTCGGCTTACCAGAAGGAGCACGGCTTGGTGGCGACCGACGAACGCCTCGACATCGAGAGCGCCCGTCTGCAGGAGTTGTCGTCGCAGCTGGTGGCCATCCAGGCACTGGCGGCAGACACCAGCAGCCGTCAGAACCAGGCGAAGACGTCGGCGAGCGAGACGCCCGATGTGCTGCAAAACCCCCTGATCGCCAGCCTCAAAGGTGACCTGGACCGCCAGGAAGTGAAACTGCAAGAGTTGAGCGCACGTTACGGCAACAGCCATCCGCAGGTGATCGAGGCGCAGGCCAGCATCAACGCGCTGCGTGGCCGCATCGAGGGCGAGACGCGTCGCGTCACCGGCGGGGTCTCGGTGAGCAACAACATCAACCGCCTGCGCGAGGCCGAAGTGCGCGCCGCACTGGATGCCCAGCGCGAGCTGCTGCTGAAGATGCGTGAGCGGCGTGACGAGGCGATGGTGCTGGTCAAGGACGTCGAGAACGCCCAGCGTGCCTACGACGCGGTGCTCGCGCGCCTGAACCAGACCAGCCTCGAGAGCCACACCAACACCACCAACGCCTCGGTCCTCAGCCCGGCGGTCGAGCCGGCGGCACCGTCGTCGCCCAAGGTGATGTTGATCATGATGATGGCGCTGGCTGTGGGCTCGGTGCTCGCAGTGGCCGCCAGCTTCCTGCTCGAACTGCTCGACCGTCGTGCCCGTTCTTACGAGGACGTGGTGCAACTGCTCGGTCTGCCCGTGCTGGGCGTGATGCCCAAGCCGTTGCGGCGCAAGCTGCTGTTCCGCGGAAGCGGCGGCAACGCCATGATCCCGAGGCGCGTCCTCGGTCAACTGCCTCGCCCGAAGGGAGCGTGA